The proteins below are encoded in one region of Zootoca vivipara chromosome 10, rZooViv1.1, whole genome shotgun sequence:
- the TMEM140 gene encoding transmembrane protein 140 has product MKIQQKCSKDIAKPSTSLQWPRFGPWLFYLNNLFLAIGYVALLLYALIWKAGDIVDSPTKKIGFYNFCLWDQEAEKLECFKNLEEVGINNVALVLSRVCVYSTPVLCLFVATVVLQALCLKDRDGFKLACILLAISSLVLPVGLALFIFHTEPWIRVSEFGEVFVALAGAHILMLLHLIFIVLFLAHRKDVLPKGQIFPV; this is encoded by the coding sequence ATGAAAATACAACAGAAATGCTCGAAAGACATCGCTAAGCCCAGCACTAGTCTGCAGTGGCCAAGGTTTGGCCCATGGCTTTTCTACCTGAATAATCTCTTCTTGGCAATTGGCTATGTAGCTCTGCTGCTTTATGCCCTCATCTGGAAAGCTGGGGATATTGTGGACTCTCCCACCAAAAAAATTGGCTTCTACAACTTCTGCTTGTGGGACCAGGAAGCAGAAAAACTGGAATGCTTCAAGAACTTGGAGGAGGTGGGCATCAACAACGTTGCACTGGTGTTGTCAAGGGTCTGTGTGTATTCTACGCCAGTCTTGTGCCTCTTTGTTGCCACTGTTGTTTTGCAAGCCCTGTGCTTGAAAGACAGAGATGGATTCAAACTGGCCTGCATCCTTTTGGCCATTAGCAGCTTGGTGTTGCCCGTTGGTCTCGCTTTGTTCATCTTCCACACTGAGCCATGGATAAGGGTCTCTGAATTTGGAGAGGTTTTTGTAGCCCTAGCTGGGGCTCACATTTTGATGCTACTCCACTTGATCTTTATTGTCCTGTTCCTTGCACATCGCAAGGATGTTCTACCCAAAGGACAAATCTTTCCTGTGTAA